ttatttttttctatacttttgtgTACACTTATCCcatttagtaaactacctcttcattttcccgaaaaaatggggccctcagaacgtttgccacctgggccttttttcttaaatccgccactgattgtATTCATTAAATCCAGAATTGCAACAACATACTTATTGTTGGATGATGAGTTTTTCAAACCATCTAAAAATAGAACTGCATCTTTGGCTTCCACACTGAATACTGAtttcactgtccaacaaaattgaactttttttctgttctgtaacattcaatagccgtttcttatagatttttgtgcgctgaaaacaaatccgtaaaccgtttatcgccatcacccccagttttcgagaaatatgattttgaaaaaaaaatgcaaattttcaactttgaacatcttttgtgttcaaacaataatagttattcggttgcatggtctatcaaattattctatgaaccctcgtgaacacaacgatataagttatgattgaattataagcatttaaatatgtttaaaccacgatcaaagggaaaaggacacccgaaatgaatcaatttttgcagatatcttgctaaatattttaaaaattaagggtctaggataaaatttgactactccacgcgatgcagcagaaaattttctttgggaaaccaccaacagaagtggtaagtcacgttttgttttcaatacagaagcgaaatagtttggcaaaacgtgcggcgcggacagtggtagtcacgcgcattAAGCGGCAgtatatcgcgcgccgccgttgactaccactgtcgacgccacacgttttgccaacctatttcgcttctgtattgaaaataaaatgtgtcttaccacttctgttgatgctttccgaaagaaaaatatctgccgcgtcgcgtggagcaatcagattttctcctagacccttagttttggaaataaatttaaagatatctgcaaaagtgggtgaatttcgaatgttcttttttatttgatcgttgtttaaatatatttaaatgttcataatgcaccagtaacttatatcgttgtattcgggagggcttatagaataatttgacgcgacaagcaaccgaataactattaccgtttcgacacaaaagatgttcaaagttgaaaatttgtagtttttttttcaaaatcgaatttctcgaaaactgagggtgttGACGATaaatggtttgcggattcgttttcagcgcacaaaaatctataagaaacggctattaaatcttacagaccaaaatggctgttggacagtgtttttTATAACCTCGAAATTTTGCGTGaagtaaattattcgacaaTGTTTTTCGAGTTGGAATTTTATAAGCTGGATACAATTTATGAACATTGTTCCTAAAGTGGTTAGATTCaataatactaaatggaatgttaAGTCCAAAGAAATAATCTACTAAagcttttccaattttttcagaATCCATGTTGATGTGTGTAAAAATTCGAGTATCTTTTGCACACCAAAGATATGAAATTTAAGaaacaatttcaaattatttataatttttataattaaattccaAAATTTCTAGTTAAAGTAATTTACAATATTGTGCAGTAAAATTCAACGCAATAGGTAGAGGTTAATAgtgtttgtatttgaattttagacgttgaatacattttctacattttatacaattatttacatttctacGCGTGTCACGTAGTAAATTCGATGTAACGTAGTAAACCCACCACTGCTCTCGCGAGTGACAcatgaccatcttaaccggctgtACCCTTTAAAATGATCATGTAATAAGTTATATACCCTGCAGATGTCAGCACCAGCGTATGTTTTCTTTCATGAAAGCCCGTAGAAGCAGTAAATGACGTTTGGCGATCCATTAAGAAAGGAGCTCGACACAGAGCCTATGCATTTTCGCCAAACATTACCGTTAACGtttatgtagtttgtagttacCACAAGTTTCGTTCCATTTCTTTAACACAAATCATCAGGCGGTCTCTATGTTGCTGTAACGTAGGGTCGCATCGGACTACGCGAAGTCGGTAGCGTCGTTTTCGTTTTCCTTCGCACAGCTGATGTCGGTACTCGGTAGTGAAATGATATTTGTAGAAACAAATGCATCCGAGCTTTTTCTGCCCCAGTAACTCGTACTGGATCGAAATGTTTTACACTGGCTTCGTTGACAACTTTGTTGAATAACTGAAATGGAGTCGGCAGGGCAAGGTCAGGTGCAAAATACCTCCAATAATACCGACACCAATGAAAACAAGGGAAGGTGAGATCCGTGTTACATCAAATTTATGTGAAATTTTTACGTTTTATCGTTTTGTCGATATATTTCGCGTGCTTCAATCGTAGAACTTCTGTAGCACTATATtatctgatttttttaaataacaaaaaaaatatatgtatttttgcCGCAGGAATAATGCTTGTAATTTTCTTCCAGTTGTTTGTTACTCCGATATGCTAGTCAGAATTCTTTGGACGAAAGTTCACAGAAACATATACCTCGTGAAAATGGGAAAGATAAACCTCCGTATAGGAATCATCATCACACAAATCGAGCCTTTGATGTTATTAATGAAATGCGGAAGTACGTTATGTAAAATACCTTTTgtgttttttattaaattatttccatATCCAAAACAGAGAGAATTACCTCAGAGTCTCGTTTTGGATTACATATATCACTTAGATTTACGTTTAACATTAAAAATGGgatataaaatgaaataatgatTTGCCAGGAAAAATTTGTTATGCGATGTAATCTTGGTGGCAGACGGTGGCATGGAAGTGCCTGCACATAAAATGGTTCTCGCTGCCTGTAGTCCTTACTTTTATGCTATGTTCACAAGTTTTGAGGAACGAGATCAAGAAAGAATAACACTGCAAGGTGTAGATTATTCTGCACTTGAATTACTAGTAGATTATGTATATTCTGCAGAGGTACATGTAACCGAAGATAATGTACAAGTGCTATTACCAGCTGCGAATCTTTTGCAACTGACCGACGTACGCGACGCGTGCTGCGACTTTTTACAAGCTCAGCTACATCCGTCGAATTGTCTGGGGATTCGTGCGTTCGCCGATATCCACGGTTGCTTAGAGCTATTGTCACACGCTGATAGCTACATTGAGCAACACTTTTCGTAAGACAATTAAACGATGCCGTTCTCacttattaaaatatttctagCCTTAGTAACGTTTTCCTTGTATGTAGGGAAGTAGTGGATGGTGAAGAGTTTTTAACTTTAGCACCGCAGCAAGTTGCTAAATTGATTTGCAGCGATCGTTTGATGGTACCTTCGGAGGAAAAAGTATTTGAGTGTGTGATATCTTGGGTACACCATGACTTAGAAAAGAGACAAGCTCATTTAGCTCAATTAATGGAACATGTACGCTTACCGTTGCTGTCACAGGAATATCTAGTACAACGTGTGGAGGAAGAGCCACTTCTTAAAGCCAATTTACAATGTAAATGATGATACGTATGTCTTTATACGGGGTcggcgttttatcctgcaacccgcgctcgcgcgaacttgtaaaatggcaacagcgccttaacactattcctaccgacacttcacgtatacctattcccACCGCGACCGGTCgaatgaccggtctttagcacaacttttattttttaatatagattgaagataatagccaatttgacagtataaaaatatagtttcttttattcagaagtatatcatgtacgtacgtatatttgaggaaaagtcgtgaagtttaaattaAGCGGTTCAATTAagttgtatataggaaattctaatcgaaattttaaaaacggtcatttgaccggtcgtggtgGGAATAGtgttaaggtctgcgcacacatatcagttccgtctCAGTAGTAAGAAGAAGGGCGTAGagagtctcttcttcttaccactggcacggaactgatatgtgtgcgcagacctttacgaacgcattccactgcaaccatgcatcggcccagcggagagctgccagctaccgctggacagcagtaagctccgaaaattttaggatggtctctttcaaattaacgtcgcaaagagctattgggaatttcccggcccaggtaatcgagccgcgcgctttgCTTTTTTGATCGGTTTaccaccccagattactgtaatgaggtttgaaagtaatgtcgactgatctcgtactagggctgggactatttgtcgaatttttcggtattcgaatattcaaatacttcagttgctcaattatttggcgaatataatccgaatatccaagtattcgaatagtattcgaatatcccagtaatcgaatagtattcgaatatcacagtattcgaatagtattcgaatatcccagtattcgaatagtattcgaatatcccagtattcgaatagtattcgaatatcccagtattcgaatagtattcgaatagtatggtgtgaattataaatcaagttcgtTATGTTCATTTGTCaaggtgaaatcttgtaagcaaattttgacccacttcacaccatactattcgaatacatcagtatttgaatagtatttgaataataacattcgaatactcaaatattcgaagtttattcgtagcattcgaatacttgtaaaatattcgaatattaaattattcgaatagtcccagctgtATCTCGTacccgtttgaaaatttttagctacgagagggttgaccgcggcgctatacccttgtgcAGAGAGATATTTCGCCACCGGCGTGTAAAAGTCACAaaaatggcgcatcgttccaaaaatgacattaacggaagccggtatagacgtggcgttgagtagctgaAACATtcacacacaaaaattctagaaaaaaaattcaaacaccactacaatcaaagacccgtcccattagttaccccttatctctgatctaggtatgcactgcattaaggataaaatcataaaaaagaaaaacagaacAATATATTCTGAGGTCTGGAGaactaaaatataattgaataaaaatttaatttctcaatttctgaaagtactgatacagaaacaactagcctattgcttatcaacaccacgaattttaaaagcagcattaaacacagtatcaaataaacagtttgcaaaagctttttacaacaattatgattaaaaattgatagaaaaaaaataagtaaatgtaaaatatgttacattatccatcattaagaggaaataattgtttctcattttccggcgcaaattgcattccaatatcttttaaagttatacgaaaaaggccccaaatttttcaacccgggccgggaaattctgaatagctctttgcgacgttaatttgaaagagaccatcccaaaattctcgaagctcgggcatcactgcagCTCTCCAAACGCCGGGACCGTGCATGTTTTAAATGGAatacgtccgtgaggcgctgttgccattttacctgttcgcgcgagcgcgggttgcaggataaaacgctaaCTCTGTATGTCGTATACTTTCTACGATTTAATCTAAAAGAACTGAAAATTGTCTTTCTTGACGTATTCAGGTAAGGACTTCTTGATTGAAGCTCTGAAGTATCATTTACTTAAAGGAGAacaaaagtcgttatttaaaACACCTCGTACGAAACCTAGACAACCAAGAGGATTACCTAAAGTGTTATTAGTAGTTGGCGGACAGGCTCCGAAAGCAATTAGGAGTGTTGAATGTTATgattttaaagaagaaaaatggtATCAAGTCTCTGAATTACCTACGCGTCGCTGTAGAGCTGGTAGGTCCTATTCATATTACGAAtggaactttttaaatatttttaattttttcagtacaTTATTATGTCTTACATTCTGTTGTGTAACTTATAATATTTAGGTTTATCTGTCCTTGCTGGTCATGTATATGCTGTTGGAGGATTTAATGGGTCGCTCAGAGTACGAACCGTTGACATTTATGATGCAGCTACAGACCAGTGGTCTCCTTGTCCAGAAATGGAAGCAAGACGATCAACACTTGGTGTAGCAGTTCTTGGAAATTGCATTTACGCTGTACGTATCTCGTCCTTTCCGTTCATATACTTGTATACTgaattatgaatattataatatttcattcCCTTCTGCAAAATTATATTCGTGTAATTTAGTTTCATGAAGTATACAGGAACAGTACACTTATATTTCTTGAAATACTTCTCCTTTGTTATTGAGTGTGTGTCTAAAACAGGTTGGCGGATTTGATGGATCAACTGGTCTGAATTCGGCTGAGGTGTACGATCCAAGAACTCACGAATGGAGATTAATTGCACCAATGTCAACACGTAGAAGTAGTGTTGGTGTAGGTGTTGTTAAAGGATTGCTATATGCTGTAAgtttaataatataattgaagggtcggatgcaataaggggactagcgctcaaaaatgggaaaaattattgtccaaacgctaagaaagattaaaaaattaaatgtttgtaaaatgaattttaaaaacatagtGTTGTAAGGCTCGTCACGAcacaaattttttctatttacacttTGTTTATGCAAACATTAGTATTCGAGctataaattataaacaaaaaatctttcatcgtccaaactcattatttctttaaacataaattgcgataacttgtataaatattaacggatcgttatgaaacttaaaacataacttcagaacaTTCTAGCGAAGTCGTGGAAAGggtgcacaaaacccttatgttaacaaatgtaataatatttaattaaaaagtaatgttggacataacccatgtttttcaacgttcgccgttaataagtatcgaggcaattttgaggtacatataacttgcagcgacaaagtttttccttaatatacaaagaagattttcaccaattttcacactgattaataaataattgtagaagatatgactatatatatataaatctcgtgCGCCATCaacagtcagcggccgcgtataatgcgctatttagcagtgttagcactcgcgttgactgttggtgTATATCgttatatcttctacaattatttattaatcagtgtgaaaattggtgaaaatcttctttGTATATTAACGAAAacctttgtcgctgcaagttatatgtacctcaaaatcaCCACGACACTTTTTAACGGTGAactaatactttttaatttaatattattacattttttaacataagggttttgtgcatacattttacggcttcgctagtgttttctgaagttatgttttaagtttcataacgatcccttaatatttactcaagttatcgcaatttatgtttaaagaaataatgcttTTGACgacgaaaaattttttgttcataatttttagctcgaatagtaatgattggataaacaaactgtaaatagaaaaaatgtgtgtcatgatgagctttacaacactatattttttaaaattcagtttaacaacatttaattttccaatctttcttagcgtttggacaatattttTTCCCACTTTCGTGCGCTAGTCCCGttatttacattttgaaaaagTATCCTaggatttttaatatataagtaTGTATTGTGCAGGTTGGTGGTTACGATGGAGCATCTCGACAATGTTTGTCCAGTGTTGAGTGCTACAATCCAGAAAAGGATCAGTGGAAACCAGTACCTGATATGTCTGCACGTCGTAGCGGCGCGGGTGTCGGCGTTCTAGACGGGATTTTATATGCTGTAGGAGGACATGATGGACCGTTGGTTAGAAAAAGTGTGGAAGCTTTTAATCCAGATACTAATCAGTGGACTCCAGTCAGTGACATGGCCCTTTGTCGTAGAAATGCtggtaattaattttatttctgttcAAAATAGAACTTTTGCAATTTAATATCTAAttctagaaaaaatattttaagaaaattatatcaagtactattttgttatttttgtttaactatagagataaatttaaaattactagATGATTGCTGACAAGTGCTGTAAATAATGTATATTGTACATTTAAGAATCAATTCATAATTCATAAACTaagtcagggttgactaactggtggcacgcgagccaccgggggcacctccgcctcgctgccacgctgaatggcctcctccatacctaccagactgtgacgatcgcagtcgaaaagaaggaaggaaggaggaattcgactgcgatcgtcagagtctggttaggtatggagggggccattcagcgtggcagcaaggcggagctGCCCCCGGTCGCTCGCGGGCCACCAGTTAATCAACCCTGAACTAAAAGTGTAAAAGAAGTCAATCTTGTTTTATAGGTGTCGTGGCTTTAAATGGACTTCTGTACGTTGTTGGGGGTGATGATGGCTCCTCGAGCCTAGCGTCTGTAGAGGTGTATTCTCCGAGAACCGATACGTGGACAACCCTTCCAACTTGTATGGGAGTTGGCCGTAGCTATGCAGGTGTGGCTATAATCGACAAACCAATGCCCAGTACAACATCAATGTGAGGGTTGCAATCCGCTGGGCATATGACAGAGCAGAACACGGATCCGAGTGGCGAAACGTCGGATCATTCGCGGGATGCCGGGCCCAGCGGTATGCAAGTCCAGAATGCAGACCAGAACGTACTTCAGCATTATCGCGGTGCTGGTCACAACTGTCAAGGCTCACGTTGTGTATGCCAGAGGTACGAAAATGGCGAATTGGCAGCTGTAGTCATGAATCAAAACAGAAATAATCAAGAAAGAGACGACAGCTATCAGGATGCAGGTCGTGGTCCGCGGGGCTTCCAAAACCGACCTGGTGGTTCGGTGCAAGCGTACCCAAACCTTAATCCAAATTATCAGAATCCGGTGGATTTGGTACATAATTATAATCGCAATAGACAGGCGCAGGAACCAGAAGAGAATATTTACGAGAGATTGGACAATGACGACGACGGAAACGATGAGAACAATGTTCAAGTTGGTCGTAATGAACCTCCAAATAATCAGAATAACGTGACTGGCCATATGTACGAGAGAATAGATGATCGATATTCTTACAGTGGCCGAACGTATTCTCGTTGTTACAGATATCACATTTTGAATCACATTGctgtttcgaattttttaaatgacacGGAATCTAGAAACTTAAACCACTACGACCAACCCAGACAAATTTACTTAGACTCGCCACGATTATCAAACCAGTTCTGTCAAACTCGTTTAGGGAGATTAGGTCGGAATTGTTTTTCTACTGTAAATATTGCTTACGCATCGACTGGACGTACAATTTATCCGCTTGGTTACAACTGCATGTGTTGGTTCTGCAGGCATTTAGATACAAGGTATTTGTGCCATCATTGCCATACCTTACATAACAGATTACGCTATCAAGATGAACTGGCAGGTAATTCCAGGCACTATATATATCAATTACCAAGAACCTGCAGGTGTCCATTTTGTCGTGGTGAATACTCGTACGTGAAACTGCCATTTACATCTTGTCGGCATACCGAATCGTTGAGAATGGAATGTCAATGTAGAAATCCTAATAATTGCTCTTGTAGATGTAAAGTTCTGTCTAACTGTAATTCTGCTACTCAACTCGGTCGATATCTCGATTGGATTAATAGAACTGGTCCATCGGTTAATAATCCACTTTACGCTACAATTCATATTGGTAGACCTTCTGTTTCGACTCTGGGAAATGCAGCTGGCGGAGGAAATCTGTCTAACAGTGTAGATCCTGGCGTTTCAACGTCAAATGCGTCAGCACCTACGTCTGCGAATAACGAACCTAGTACATCCTCGAATGCCAGACCGATGTTTTCTTCACATAATCCATCCACTTCACACGCTTCTGTTTGTTCTGCTAATCGCTCGGCGGAACGTCAACACACGTGTGACGATTCCTGCATCAGAAACCAGAACGGTAGTGTTGCTGGCACCTGCCAGTTTCTTGGCAGATGTGAAAGAGTAGAATGTAATCATGGCAGATTATCTGTACATTGGTGGTTTATAAACAAATGGTTGTCACCTTGGAATCCACACCATTTCGATAGAAATGTGGACGCTGTTCCTTCAATGGAAGAAGAACCCCGAGATCAGCAAGAGAGCGATAGTGATGATACTTAAACTCGAAGGTTCAtgtataacaatttttaatctgGAATGCGTGATGTAGAGGTTTGCTGCAATTATCATAGTTGTTCAGGCACCAATAGCATTTCCCaatcatgaattttaaaatgatACAGAATTCAATATCCGCGTCCTCGTGTCTTTCACTATTAGACCGTAATAAATTGTTGCAGTGTGTGATATCTGATAGAGTAACATATTTCTTCCTGTACAATAGATAAGTTAATATCAGTAATAATGTATTGGATTGTTTCCTTAACTggtaatattcatttta
The nucleotide sequence above comes from Andrena cerasifolii isolate SP2316 chromosome 2, iyAndCera1_principal, whole genome shotgun sequence. Encoded proteins:
- the Kel gene encoding kelch protein, with the translated sequence MESAGQGQVQNTSNNTDTNENKGSCLLLRYASQNSLDESSQKHIPRENGKDKPPYRNHHHTNRAFDVINEMRKKNLLCDVILVADGGMEVPAHKMVLAACSPYFYAMFTSFEERDQERITLQGVDYSALELLVDYVYSAEVHVTEDNVQVLLPAANLLQLTDVRDACCDFLQAQLHPSNCLGIRAFADIHGCLELLSHADSYIEQHFSEVVDGEEFLTLAPQQVAKLICSDRLMVPSEEKVFECVISWVHHDLEKRQAHLAQLMEHVRLPLLSQEYLVQRVEEEPLLKANLQCKDFLIEALKYHLLKGEQKSLFKTPRTKPRQPRGLPKVLLVVGGQAPKAIRSVECYDFKEEKWYQVSELPTRRCRAGLSVLAGHVYAVGGFNGSLRVRTVDIYDAATDQWSPCPEMEARRSTLGVAVLGNCIYAVGGFDGSTGLNSAEVYDPRTHEWRLIAPMSTRRSSVGVGVVKGLLYAVGGYDGASRQCLSSVECYNPEKDQWKPVPDMSARRSGAGVGVLDGILYAVGGHDGPLVRKSVEAFNPDTNQWTPVSDMALCRRNAGVVALNGLLYVVGGDDGSSSLASVEVYSPRTDTWTTLPTCMGVGRSYAGVAIIDKPMPSTTSM
- the LOC143378498 gene encoding uncharacterized protein LOC143378498, encoding MTEQNTDPSGETSDHSRDAGPSGMQVQNADQNVLQHYRGAGHNCQGSRCVCQRYENGELAAVVMNQNRNNQERDDSYQDAGRGPRGFQNRPGGSVQAYPNLNPNYQNPVDLVHNYNRNRQAQEPEENIYERLDNDDDGNDENNVQVGRNEPPNNQNNVTGHMYERIDDRYSYSGRTYSRCYRYHILNHIAVSNFLNDTESRNLNHYDQPRQIYLDSPRLSNQFCQTRLGRLGRNCFSTVNIAYASTGRTIYPLGYNCMCWFCRHLDTRYLCHHCHTLHNRLRYQDELAGNSRHYIYQLPRTCRCPFCRGEYSYVKLPFTSCRHTESLRMECQCRNPNNCSCRCKVLSNCNSATQLGRYLDWINRTGPSVNNPLYATIHIGRPSVSTLGNAAGGGNLSNSVDPGVSTSNASAPTSANNEPSTSSNARPMFSSHNPSTSHASVCSANRSAERQHTCDDSCIRNQNGSVAGTCQFLGRCERVECNHGRLSVHWWFINKWLSPWNPHHFDRNVDAVPSMEEEPRDQQESDSDDT